The Candidatus Mesenet endosymbiont of Agriotes lineatus region TTACCAATAGTGAAAAAACTAATTGAACTTGGTGCTGATCCTAAGATAAATGATCATATGGGAAATACAGTTCTAGGTAATATGTTATTAAGACGACGCCCAGGAGATATGAAAACCCAGGTATCACAAAAAGAGAGACTATCTACAGTTAAGCTGCTAATAAAATCGGGTGTAGATCTTACAACTCGTATACGTATATGTGGTTCTCTACCTATTCACATGGCAATTAAGGCAAGGCTTGGTTTAAGGTTAATAGAAGAACTGCTAACAGAAGATAATGTTAATGCACAAGACAATAATGGCTACACACCATTATGTTTAGCAGTATCATTAGGACAAATTAATATAGTAAAACTTTTGTTAAAATATGAACAAATTGATATTAATATAGGGAAAAGTTATGAAGCAACACCATTGCTGTTAGCACTTAAAAACAATTATGTGAATATAGCAGTACTATTATTATTTTATGGTGCTACCCCAGGTCAAGTGTTTAGTGACAATGTATTTTCATCTCTACTTCCACATCCAATGCCATTAGTGATGCAAAGTATTGGTTATATATTATCTGAAGGTGAAGATCTATTATTCCGCAGTGAACGTATTTATAGCCCTTACCAAAAATATTTACTCGGATTATGTGAGGAATATATAAAAAATAAATTCATTCCTTCTAAACCTAATGCCTTTTTTAAATTAGTCTCTGAGTTACTTTCATCTCAATCTACTGCTACTGAACAGCATCAGAATAAAAAGCGTAAAATATTAAGCACAATCACAAATAGAGTTGTCATTTCTAGATTACATATAACATCGTCTATATATTCTCCTGGACCTGAAATGTATGAAGCGCTTCGTTGTAGAATGTTAAATGTAACTACACCTAGATCTGTCATTTCTGAACCACCTAGACCATGTTCTATAACTTCTGTTTCTACAAGCTTTCCTGGATCTAGCCTTTCTGACGCATCTTACCTTAGAATGGATGTAGGTTCACCTGGATCTAGCCTCTCTGAAGCATCTCACCTTAGAATGGATGTAGATTCACCTGGATCTAGCCTCTCTGACGTATCTCACCTTAGAATGTTAGATGTAGGTTCACCTGGATCTAGCATCTCTGACGTATCTCACCTTAGAATGGATGTAGGTTCACCTGGATCTAGCCTCTCTGACGCATCTCAACACAGCACATCAGCAATTTTAGGTTCACCAAAGTCCAGTCTTGCTGGATCTTTTGAAAACCAGTTCGAAAAATCATTAAATTTAGGTATAGATTTGTTTAGCTCATCTGAATCATATGCCAAAAATGCTAAGAGGAGAAAATTTTATTAGACATCTTCCTACAATAACCTTAACTAGAATCAGAAATTTTCACATGATTCTATACCACCATCCCTGCGATCTTTAAATTCAATACGACCACCGCCATTGCCATTAATTTTTCTTATTCCTCCGCACTTACTTGAATCAAAAAAATCCGAAGCATTGGGCATGTCTCCTGGGTAATAATGATATTCTGTATAAAAGGAATTAACATCTGACCATACTTTCCGCATATCTTGCATAAGTCTATGTAAGCGAGCGTATTCAATTAGAGATGAACCTTTTATTACTGTAAAAAACAGCAGCCCACTAATTAATAAAACCACAGAGATTTCAATCAATGTAAAACCATTTTTCTTCATCTTATAACCTAAATATCACTTGAAATATATTCTAAGAAATAAAGCATTCTATATCTTTAAAAATACAATTAGATCTAATTAAAGTCTTGC contains the following coding sequences:
- a CDS encoding ankyrin repeat domain-containing protein codes for the protein MIGTTSEMLELESELFKVVRNNDREEVVRILGLGLNINIQDNLGRTPIFLAALYNKLPIVKKLIELGADPKINDHMGNTVLGNMLLRRRPGDMKTQVSQKERLSTVKLLIKSGVDLTTRIRICGSLPIHMAIKARLGLRLIEELLTEDNVNAQDNNGYTPLCLAVSLGQINIVKLLLKYEQIDINIGKSYEATPLLLALKNNYVNIAVLLLFYGATPGQVFSDNVFSSLLPHPMPLVMQSIGYILSEGEDLLFRSERIYSPYQKYLLGLCEEYIKNKFIPSKPNAFFKLVSELLSSQSTATEQHQNKKRKILSTITNRVVISRLHITSSIYSPGPEMYEALRCRMLNVTTPRSVISEPPRPCSITSVSTSFPGSSLSDASYLRMDVGSPGSSLSEASHLRMDVDSPGSSLSDVSHLRMLDVGSPGSSISDVSHLRMDVGSPGSSLSDASQHSTSAILGSPKSSLAGSFENQFEKSLNLGIDLFSSSESYAKNAKRRKFY
- a CDS encoding prepilin-type N-terminal cleavage/methylation domain-containing protein, with the protein product MKKNGFTLIEISVVLLISGLLFFTVIKGSSLIEYARLHRLMQDMRKVWSDVNSFYTEYHYYPGDMPNASDFFDSSKCGGIRKINGNGGGRIEFKDRRDGGIESCENF